A single region of the Pontibacter kalidii genome encodes:
- the msrB gene encoding peptide-methionine (R)-S-oxide reductase MsrB produces MIQIFLLIALLHLTACNQPETSAAFMSATALAGDEPLDQELEAELSEAALQDTVVKTEVEWRRQLTPEQYYVLRQEGTEPPFKNKYNSNKKKGTYYCGACGNPLFSSATKFESGTGWPSFYAPIARKQIKAVEDRSFPGEVRTEVECARCGSHIGHVFEDGPKPTGLRYCLNSAALDFREKK; encoded by the coding sequence ATGATCCAAATATTTTTGTTGATAGCCCTGCTACACCTCACAGCCTGCAACCAGCCAGAAACCAGTGCCGCATTTATGTCTGCCACGGCCTTAGCTGGCGATGAGCCGCTGGATCAGGAGCTGGAGGCCGAACTGAGCGAGGCAGCCCTGCAGGACACGGTCGTGAAAACGGAGGTGGAGTGGCGCAGGCAGCTCACGCCAGAGCAGTACTATGTGCTGCGGCAGGAGGGAACCGAGCCACCCTTTAAGAATAAGTATAACAGCAATAAGAAGAAGGGCACCTACTACTGCGGCGCCTGCGGTAACCCCCTGTTCAGTTCCGCTACCAAATTCGAGTCCGGCACCGGCTGGCCCAGCTTTTACGCGCCTATTGCCCGAAAGCAGATAAAAGCGGTGGAGGATAGGTCGTTTCCGGGGGAGGTGCGCACAGAGGTGGAGTGCGCCCGCTGCGGCTCCCACATCGGCCACGTGTTTGAGGATGGCCCCAAACCGACCGGCCTGCGCTACTGTCTTAACTCGGCGGCCCTCGATTTCAGGGAGAAGAAGTAA